One window of the Paenibacillus beijingensis genome contains the following:
- a CDS encoding BadF/BadG/BcrA/BcrD ATPase family protein, with protein sequence MGTNSQRSEALIIGIDVGSTTVKATVVDPATNEILWSDYQRHHTKQAENVLEFLVTIGNEFPLVKQENIRVFMTGSGSGPIVEHIGAKFVQEVNAVTMAVEHLHPDVGSVIELGGQDAKIIIFKVNEETGNKQALTSMNDKCASGTGATIDKCMIKVGLPMEEVGKLHFDDSKLHHVAAKCGVFAETDIVNLVKSGIPSAEIMCSLADAIVMQNLSVLTRGNTLRHRVLLLGGPNTYLPFLQECWRLRIPQTWRDRGYDYPGDMPIDELIFVPDNAQYYAAFGAVMYGMHEPAGVGNFKGLEGLKQFILHGRKAKLGENAGPPLVSSETELEQFRRTYSIPRFKPATFAPGQQVRAVIGLDGGSTSSKAVLVDESGEILLKEYQLSKGNPLEDTREMLKRIRDTVREQGAELTIIGFGATGYAADVLEKTLKADVNIVETVAHMMSAVNQFGDIDVICDIGGQDIKVLFLKNGDFRDFRLSNQCSAGNGMLLQAMADQFGIPIQEYADTAFSADLSPKYSYGCAVFLDADRVNFQKEGYSKEELLAGLALVLPKNVWQYVVQIPRMAELGRKFVLQGGTQYNLAAVKAQVDYIKQRVPDAEVYVHPHPGEAGAIGAAMETLRVVKRRGYSTFLGLDAAIFLSYVSRNDESTRCNFCPNNCSRTFIDSKTPDGQTARYISGFSCEKGTVEDEAAVVKLTKERQDLKKHYPNLVEYEARRMFQHFYDPEPMPESDTHVHDIQLQRSWIGLRKTSYRRNFERSAAEAAERRKRIRIGIPKVLNIWSTAPFWRTYFETLGIEQKNIVFSDNTSEEMWQQGGKYGSIDPCYPSKVAQAHVHNLLFKHHEKKSLDYIFFPCITHIPTHLHNVMDSASCPIVAGAPNVIKAAFTKEVNFFETKGVVYLDPAVTFTEPNLLKKQLFEAFGGELAITEDESDFAADQAWKAMELFDTEMQEKGRAILEQVEQDNRLAILLIGRPYHSDPGLNHSVLEEFQVLGYPVLSMRSIPKDEDWLRRFFQADLQSGRVDYALEVTDVWPENFSSNSVQKVWAAKFAARHPNVAVLDLSSFKCGHDAPTYGLIDSIISTAGTPYSALHDIDANKPSGSIKIRVKTYAHSLGLHEERLHDLAQKKAELQQLLEQKRSELLKKTI encoded by the coding sequence ATGGGAACGAATTCGCAGCGGTCTGAAGCGTTAATTATCGGCATTGACGTCGGTTCGACGACGGTCAAAGCAACGGTTGTGGATCCGGCAACCAATGAGATTTTGTGGTCGGATTATCAGCGCCACCACACGAAACAGGCGGAGAATGTGCTGGAATTTCTGGTTACGATCGGAAATGAATTTCCGCTCGTCAAGCAGGAAAACATTCGCGTCTTTATGACCGGGTCCGGCAGCGGACCGATTGTGGAGCATATCGGGGCGAAATTCGTGCAGGAAGTGAACGCCGTAACGATGGCCGTCGAGCATCTTCATCCCGACGTAGGGAGCGTCATCGAGCTTGGCGGCCAAGATGCCAAAATTATCATCTTCAAGGTGAACGAGGAAACCGGGAATAAGCAGGCGCTGACGTCCATGAACGACAAATGCGCATCCGGAACCGGCGCCACGATCGACAAGTGCATGATTAAAGTGGGATTGCCGATGGAGGAAGTCGGCAAGCTGCACTTCGACGATTCGAAATTGCACCATGTGGCCGCCAAATGCGGCGTGTTTGCCGAAACGGATATCGTCAATCTGGTCAAAAGCGGCATCCCTTCCGCCGAAATCATGTGTTCCCTGGCGGACGCGATCGTCATGCAGAACCTTTCCGTGCTGACCCGAGGAAATACGCTGCGGCACCGCGTTTTGCTGCTCGGTGGGCCCAATACCTACCTTCCGTTCCTGCAGGAATGTTGGCGGCTCCGCATTCCGCAAACTTGGCGGGACAGAGGATACGACTATCCCGGGGACATGCCGATCGACGAGCTCATTTTCGTACCCGACAATGCCCAGTACTACGCCGCCTTCGGAGCCGTCATGTACGGCATGCATGAACCGGCCGGCGTGGGCAATTTCAAAGGTTTGGAAGGGCTCAAGCAATTTATCCTGCACGGGCGGAAAGCGAAGCTGGGCGAAAACGCCGGCCCGCCGCTGGTCAGCAGCGAAACGGAGCTGGAACAATTCCGCCGGACATACAGCATTCCCCGCTTTAAGCCGGCGACCTTCGCACCCGGACAGCAGGTAAGGGCGGTGATCGGCCTCGACGGCGGTTCCACTTCGTCCAAAGCCGTTCTCGTCGACGAAAGCGGAGAGATTTTGCTGAAGGAATACCAGCTTTCCAAGGGCAATCCGCTCGAGGATACGAGGGAAATGCTGAAACGGATTCGCGATACGGTGAGAGAGCAGGGAGCCGAGCTTACGATCATCGGTTTCGGCGCCACCGGATATGCGGCGGACGTCTTGGAAAAAACATTAAAGGCCGACGTTAATATTGTCGAGACCGTTGCCCATATGATGAGCGCCGTTAACCAATTCGGAGATATCGACGTCATATGCGATATCGGCGGCCAGGATATTAAAGTGCTCTTTCTGAAAAACGGCGATTTTCGCGATTTCAGGCTGTCCAATCAATGCTCGGCCGGCAACGGGATGCTGCTGCAGGCCATGGCGGATCAGTTTGGCATCCCGATTCAAGAGTACGCGGATACCGCGTTCTCGGCAGACCTTAGTCCAAAATATTCCTATGGGTGCGCCGTATTTCTCGATGCGGATCGGGTGAATTTCCAGAAGGAAGGGTATTCCAAAGAGGAGCTGCTGGCCGGCCTTGCACTCGTCCTGCCGAAAAACGTATGGCAGTATGTCGTGCAAATCCCCCGCATGGCGGAACTCGGCCGCAAATTCGTGCTGCAGGGAGGCACGCAGTACAACTTGGCCGCCGTTAAGGCACAGGTTGATTACATTAAACAGCGGGTACCAGACGCGGAAGTATATGTTCACCCCCACCCGGGCGAGGCCGGAGCGATCGGGGCGGCGATGGAAACGCTGCGCGTCGTAAAGCGGCGGGGATATTCCACGTTTTTAGGTTTGGATGCGGCGATTTTTCTAAGCTATGTGTCGCGAAACGACGAATCCACCCGCTGCAACTTTTGTCCCAACAACTGCAGCCGGACCTTTATCGATTCCAAGACGCCGGACGGACAAACCGCCCGTTATATCTCCGGTTTCAGCTGCGAGAAGGGGACCGTTGAAGACGAGGCGGCTGTCGTTAAGCTGACGAAGGAACGTCAGGATTTGAAGAAGCATTACCCGAACCTGGTGGAATACGAAGCCCGCCGGATGTTCCAGCATTTTTACGATCCGGAGCCTATGCCCGAATCCGATACTCACGTCCATGACATTCAGCTGCAGCGCAGCTGGATCGGACTGCGGAAAACGTCGTATCGGCGGAATTTCGAGCGTTCCGCCGCTGAAGCGGCAGAAAGGCGGAAACGGATCCGGATCGGAATTCCGAAGGTGCTGAACATTTGGTCGACGGCGCCGTTTTGGCGGACCTATTTCGAGACGCTTGGCATCGAGCAGAAAAATATCGTGTTCAGCGACAATACGAGCGAGGAGATGTGGCAGCAAGGCGGCAAATACGGGTCGATCGATCCTTGCTACCCGTCGAAGGTCGCGCAGGCCCATGTGCACAACTTGCTGTTCAAGCATCACGAGAAAAAATCGCTCGACTATATTTTCTTTCCGTGTATCACGCACATCCCGACCCATCTGCACAACGTCATGGATTCGGCCAGCTGTCCGATCGTGGCCGGCGCTCCGAATGTGATCAAGGCCGCGTTTACGAAAGAAGTCAACTTCTTTGAGACGAAAGGGGTTGTTTATCTCGATCCGGCGGTCACCTTTACGGAACCGAACCTGCTGAAAAAGCAGCTGTTTGAGGCATTCGGGGGCGAGCTGGCGATCACGGAGGACGAGAGCGATTTTGCCGCCGATCAGGCCTGGAAGGCGATGGAGCTGTTCGATACGGAGATGCAGGAGAAGGGCCGGGCGATTCTGGAGCAGGTGGAGCAGGACAACCGGCTCGCCATTCTGCTGATCGGACGCCCTTACCATTCCGATCCGGGCCTCAATCACAGCGTGCTGGAGGAGTTTCAGGTGCTTGGCTATCCCGTCTTGTCCATGCGCTCCATCCCCAAAGACGAAGATTGGCTGCGCCGCTTCTTCCAGGCCGACCTGCAGAGCGGGCGGGTGGACTATGCGCTCGAAGTGACCGACGTATGGCCCGAAAACTTCAGCTCCAACAGCGTGCAGAAGGTGTGGGCGGCCAAATTTGCCGCGCGGCATCCGAATGTGGCCGTCCTGGACCTGTCCAGCTTCAAATGCGGGCATGATGCCCCCACCTACGGGTTGATCGATTCGATCATCTCCACCGCGGGCACGCCGTATTCGGCTTTGCACGATATCGATGCGAACAAACCGAGCGGCTCGATCAAAATACGGGTCAAGACGTATGCCCACAGCCTGGGGCTTCATGAAGAACGGCTGCACGATTTGGCCCAGAAAAAGGCGGAATTGCAGCAGCTTCTCGAGCAGAAGCGTTCCGAGCTCTTGAAAAAAACGATCTAG
- the cls gene encoding cardiolipin synthase, with amino-acid sequence MLWITLALLLFIVQIASIIVVEYRRSNKAIAWVIIMFMFPLLGFLPYYFVAKEYSCYRTLQRKKNKQWEQFKNELIHRSKHRVTKHMRGDWPPEFNLHASLKNIPSLPITACNETTVYTEGKQAFEAMLESIAAAEHHIHIEFYIIRDDQLGTRFERLLIRKAQEGIQVRLLYDGIGSRLLGKAFLKRLRQAGVETGCFFPPLATFFDKRLNYRNHRKIVVVDGKTAYFGGLNIGDEYLGKDPELGYWRDTHFRLTGDAVLWVQYTFFTDWYLVKDQLITDSVYYPDQESYGKEWVQIVKSGPDETILELMFSLIVSAKKRIYIETPYFVPDPGILLALKTAVISGIDVRIIIPGVPDKKLVYNASLSYVQELLQLGVKFYCYQKGFIHAKVIISDNLACSGSANMDMRSFCGQFELNAVFFDGKVVDRLLQDFYRDLSVSNELTLPEFKKRSTIQKLKEVFARLLSPLF; translated from the coding sequence TTGCTCTGGATCACTTTAGCCCTCTTGTTGTTTATCGTTCAAATTGCATCCATCATCGTTGTGGAGTATCGCCGGTCGAACAAAGCGATCGCATGGGTGATCATCATGTTCATGTTTCCGCTGCTCGGGTTTCTCCCGTATTATTTTGTAGCCAAAGAATATTCTTGCTATCGCACTCTCCAGCGGAAAAAAAACAAGCAGTGGGAACAATTCAAGAACGAACTCATTCATCGGAGCAAACATCGGGTAACGAAACATATGCGCGGGGATTGGCCGCCGGAATTCAACCTGCATGCCTCGCTCAAAAATATACCGTCGCTACCCATTACGGCTTGTAATGAAACGACGGTCTATACTGAAGGGAAGCAGGCCTTTGAAGCGATGCTGGAATCGATTGCCGCGGCCGAGCACCATATCCATATTGAGTTTTATATTATCCGCGACGATCAGCTCGGCACCCGGTTTGAGCGGCTGTTGATCCGGAAAGCGCAGGAAGGGATTCAAGTGCGGCTTTTATATGACGGGATCGGCAGCCGGCTGTTGGGAAAGGCCTTTTTGAAACGGCTCCGGCAAGCCGGCGTGGAAACGGGATGTTTTTTCCCTCCGCTGGCCACCTTTTTCGACAAACGGCTCAACTACCGCAATCACCGAAAAATTGTCGTTGTGGACGGGAAAACCGCTTATTTCGGCGGCTTGAACATCGGGGACGAATACTTGGGCAAGGACCCGGAACTAGGCTACTGGCGGGATACTCATTTTCGCCTTACAGGGGATGCGGTGCTGTGGGTTCAATATACTTTTTTCACGGATTGGTATTTGGTCAAAGATCAACTGATCACCGATTCGGTTTATTATCCTGACCAAGAAAGTTATGGGAAAGAATGGGTGCAAATCGTAAAAAGCGGTCCCGACGAGACGATACTGGAGCTTATGTTCTCCCTGATTGTGTCGGCAAAAAAGCGGATCTATATCGAGACGCCTTATTTCGTCCCTGACCCCGGCATCTTGCTGGCTCTCAAAACAGCCGTCATCAGCGGAATCGACGTACGGATCATTATTCCGGGCGTTCCGGATAAAAAGCTTGTTTACAACGCTTCTTTGTCCTATGTCCAGGAATTGCTGCAGCTGGGAGTCAAGTTTTATTGCTATCAAAAAGGGTTTATCCATGCCAAAGTGATCATTTCCGACAATTTGGCATGCTCCGGCAGCGCAAATATGGATATGCGCAGCTTTTGCGGGCAATTTGAACTCAATGCGGTCTTTTTTGACGGGAAGGTCGTTGACCGCCTGCTGCAAGATTTTTACCGGGATCTTAGCGTGAGCAATGAACTTACGCTGCCGGAATTCAAAAAGCGGTCCACGATTCAAAAGCTGAAAGAAGTGTTTGCCCGCTTGCTCTCGCCGCTGTTCTAG